From Pirellulales bacterium, one genomic window encodes:
- a CDS encoding DUF1501 domain-containing protein yields the protein MSDSQRQRRTRPHAGHPWSRRELLQVGYSSMLSVALAPLLARQARSAERATRAAGGSGAVVPRAKSVLLIFLTGGPSHIDTFDMKPDAPAEIRGSFDPISTDVPGIQFCEHLPLVARHASKLAIVRTMHVNPGLAAHETGTHAMLTGNNDLPPGSSLYASRHDWPCYAAGLDFVRPGTAELPSGVNLPTYMHFSGAGYCGQNAGMLGAGHDPWQLRHDPNHPKYKGDDSLTMPEGLSVSRFDSRRMLLAEIDRQRAALDAHSVVRQFNAQQQAACDTLTAGRLAKAFQLDDEPAALRDRYGRHMFGQSLLLARRVLQAGVPMVQANMGFAGQWDTHSNNCPGLKQNLLPPLDRAFAALLEDMQALGMLDETLVVLTGEFGRTPKLGGNVGTPTFSPDGRDHWTQCFTSVFAGCGVHGGRTIGTSDKTASFPLTKAFDPRDMGATVYSALGVDLETEIHDQLGRPLRLNTGQPIAPVFNGDEV from the coding sequence ATGTCTGATTCACAACGCCAACGCCGAACTCGCCCGCACGCTGGCCATCCGTGGTCGCGCCGTGAATTACTGCAAGTCGGCTATTCGAGCATGCTGTCGGTGGCGCTGGCTCCCTTGTTGGCACGGCAGGCTCGTTCGGCAGAACGTGCCACGCGCGCGGCCGGCGGCTCGGGCGCGGTTGTGCCACGCGCCAAGAGCGTGCTCTTGATATTCCTCACCGGCGGGCCCAGCCATATCGACACGTTCGATATGAAGCCCGATGCTCCGGCCGAGATTCGCGGCTCGTTCGATCCGATCTCGACCGACGTTCCCGGCATTCAGTTTTGCGAGCACTTGCCGCTGGTGGCCCGGCACGCCAGCAAGCTGGCCATCGTCCGCACGATGCACGTCAATCCGGGCCTTGCCGCGCACGAGACCGGCACGCACGCCATGCTGACCGGCAACAACGATTTGCCTCCCGGATCGAGCCTGTACGCCTCGCGCCATGACTGGCCCTGCTATGCGGCAGGACTCGACTTCGTTCGCCCCGGCACGGCCGAGTTACCCAGCGGCGTTAATTTGCCGACGTACATGCATTTCTCAGGCGCCGGCTACTGCGGGCAAAATGCCGGCATGCTGGGCGCCGGCCACGACCCCTGGCAGCTTCGCCATGATCCGAACCATCCGAAGTACAAGGGCGACGATAGCCTGACCATGCCCGAAGGTCTGTCGGTGTCGCGTTTCGACAGCCGCCGCATGCTATTGGCCGAAATTGACCGGCAGCGCGCGGCGCTCGACGCCCATTCCGTCGTACGGCAATTCAACGCTCAGCAGCAGGCCGCGTGCGACACGCTGACGGCCGGCCGCCTGGCCAAAGCTTTCCAGCTCGACGACGAGCCCGCCGCGTTACGCGACAGATATGGCCGCCACATGTTCGGGCAATCGCTGCTGCTCGCGCGCCGCGTGCTGCAAGCCGGCGTGCCGATGGTGCAGGCCAACATGGGCTTTGCCGGCCAGTGGGATACGCACAGCAATAATTGCCCGGGCTTGAAGCAGAATTTGCTGCCGCCGCTTGATCGCGCGTTTGCCGCGCTTCTGGAGGACATGCAAGCGCTCGGCATGCTCGACGAAACGCTGGTGGTCCTGACCGGCGAATTCGGCCGCACGCCGAAGCTGGGGGGCAACGTCGGCACGCCCACGTTCTCGCCCGACGGCCGCGACCATTGGACGCAATGCTTCACCAGCGTATTCGCCGGCTGTGGCGTACACGGTGGTCGCACGATCGGCACGTCAGACAAAACCGCCTCTTTCCCGCTCACCAAGGCCTTCGACCCGCGCGACATGGGCGCAACCGTGTACAGCGCGCTGGGCGTCGATCTCGAGACCGAAATTCACGATCAGCTCGGCCGGCCGTTGCGTTTGAACACGGGCCAGCCAATCGCGCCGGTCTTCAACGGCGACGAAGTGTAG
- a CDS encoding Dabb family protein, protein MRMVLLLATVFLCGGFAMTFADRASARAGEKSSQVLRHIVLYKFKDDATPAQVQEVVATFAALPKKIDGIVGFEHGTNVSPEGKSDGLTHVFVVSFVDEKARDAYLVHPAHQAYVNVVKDRREKVVVFDYWADR, encoded by the coding sequence ATGCGCATGGTGTTACTCTTAGCGACCGTCTTTCTGTGCGGGGGCTTTGCGATGACGTTTGCCGATCGCGCAAGCGCAAGGGCCGGTGAAAAATCCTCGCAGGTGCTGCGCCACATCGTGCTCTATAAATTCAAAGACGACGCGACCCCGGCCCAGGTGCAGGAAGTCGTCGCCACGTTCGCGGCGCTACCGAAAAAGATCGACGGTATCGTCGGCTTCGAACACGGCACCAATGTCAGCCCCGAAGGGAAATCCGACGGATTGACGCACGTTTTCGTGGTCAGCTTCGTCGACGAAAAGGCGCGCGACGCTTACCTCGTGCATCCGGCGCACCAGGCGTATGTCAACGTCGTCAAAGATCGCCGCGAGAAAGTCGTGGTCTTCGACTACTGGGCGGATCGCTGA
- a CDS encoding VOC family protein, translating to MYALVIAFVISSRLATAAEFDHVHLNVTDPAAAARWYAKNLGGQSPSDDSVNFGRVTLRFRKVAEAAEGSVGSAIDHLGFAYPDIVAKMRELAASDVEIVSGIEVEGPIKYAFVRDRWNTLLEIVEDAEVTGFHHIHIATTDPRAALAWYQDSLAGQRGRFAGVLPGIRFRDGWVLAKGADKPRAPTKGRSIDHVSWSAASADRLVETLQKRGARVERETDDGDQAPDLFLAAPDGARIELVERR from the coding sequence GTGTATGCGCTCGTAATCGCGTTCGTTATCAGTTCGCGCCTCGCAACCGCCGCCGAATTCGACCATGTACACCTGAACGTCACGGACCCGGCCGCGGCGGCCCGCTGGTACGCGAAAAATCTGGGCGGCCAGTCTCCTTCGGACGATTCGGTGAACTTCGGTCGCGTAACGCTGCGATTCCGCAAGGTGGCGGAGGCCGCCGAGGGGAGTGTCGGTAGCGCGATCGACCACTTGGGTTTTGCTTATCCCGACATCGTGGCCAAGATGCGCGAACTGGCCGCTAGCGACGTCGAAATCGTCTCGGGCATCGAAGTCGAAGGGCCTATCAAATACGCGTTCGTCAGAGATCGCTGGAACACGCTACTCGAGATTGTCGAAGACGCCGAGGTCACGGGCTTTCACCACATTCACATTGCCACGACCGATCCTCGCGCAGCGCTCGCCTGGTACCAGGATTCGCTTGCGGGACAGCGCGGGCGGTTTGCCGGTGTGCTGCCGGGTATTCGCTTCCGCGACGGCTGGGTGTTGGCCAAGGGAGCCGACAAGCCGCGGGCGCCGACCAAAGGGCGCTCGATCGATCATGTCAGTTGGTCGGCGGCGAGCGCCGATCGACTGGTCGAAACGCTGCAGAAACGCGGCGCCCGCGTCGAGCGCGAGACCGATGACGGCGATCAAGCGCCGGATCTGTTTCTCGCAGCGCCGGATGGTGCCCGCATTGAACTCGTCGAACGGAGATAG
- a CDS encoding peptidylprolyl isomerase: MSENVVLLSRCGFLVDGRSREGTMKKLAFVMLLLATLASPRSVRAQAETARDELIAVGALPPPGIVAATVAGKPIDSAEVNRLVKQTLRGRPASKAALPGLEANALESIVNRHVVEAVLDKQKISVTDDEIDKTLAEREKSLRKTDSNLAEVRAQNGVTAQQMRDEIRWELRWAKFLRQAITEKALQQYFDAHRQEFDATELRVSHIVLRPDGNLDVEELDRLVSQAERIRNEIIGELTTFEEAAKKYSDGPSRLKGGDLGFIKRRGVMPEEFSDAAFKLKKDEISEPVKSHLGVHLIKCTDIRAGQKTLNDVRREIMPEVRLEIFKQIAMAARGSVEIEYSDAFPHLNPEDGSLIKPAEPEKPAKDGETSAAK; the protein is encoded by the coding sequence GTGAGCGAAAACGTGGTCTTGCTCAGCCGCTGCGGATTCCTGGTCGACGGACGTTCGAGAGAGGGGACGATGAAAAAGCTGGCCTTTGTCATGTTGTTGCTTGCCACGCTGGCGTCGCCGCGGTCGGTGCGCGCCCAGGCTGAAACGGCTCGCGACGAGCTGATTGCGGTGGGAGCGCTGCCACCGCCGGGCATCGTGGCTGCCACCGTCGCCGGCAAACCCATCGACAGCGCGGAAGTGAATCGCCTGGTCAAGCAGACCTTGCGCGGCCGCCCCGCCAGCAAGGCGGCATTGCCGGGGCTGGAAGCTAACGCCCTGGAGTCGATCGTCAATCGCCACGTGGTCGAAGCCGTTCTCGACAAGCAGAAGATCTCGGTCACCGACGACGAGATCGACAAGACTCTCGCCGAACGCGAAAAAAGCTTAAGAAAAACCGACAGCAATCTCGCCGAAGTGCGCGCCCAGAATGGCGTGACCGCTCAACAGATGCGCGACGAAATCCGTTGGGAGCTACGGTGGGCCAAGTTTTTGCGCCAGGCGATCACCGAAAAAGCGTTGCAACAATACTTCGACGCGCACCGCCAGGAATTCGATGCCACCGAGTTGCGGGTTTCGCACATCGTATTGCGCCCCGATGGTAACCTCGACGTCGAGGAACTCGACCGGCTGGTCAGCCAGGCCGAGCGTATCCGCAACGAAATCATCGGCGAGCTGACCACCTTCGAAGAGGCCGCCAAAAAATACTCCGATGGTCCTAGCCGACTAAAGGGCGGCGACCTGGGCTTTATCAAGCGGCGCGGCGTCATGCCAGAAGAATTCTCCGACGCCGCGTTCAAGCTGAAAAAGGATGAGATTAGCGAGCCGGTCAAAAGCCACTTGGGCGTACACTTGATCAAGTGTACCGATATCCGAGCCGGCCAAAAAACGCTCAATGATGTCCGTCGCGAGATCATGCCGGAAGTCCGCTTGGAAATATTCAAGCAAATCGCGATGGCCGCGCGCGGCTCAGTCGAAATCGAGTACAGCGACGCCTTTCCGCATCTGAATCCGGAAGACGGCTCGCTCATCAAACCGGCCGAACCCGAAAAGCCGGCCAAGGATGGCGAAACGTCCGCGGCCAAGTAG